From the genome of Miscanthus floridulus cultivar M001 chromosome 10, ASM1932011v1, whole genome shotgun sequence, one region includes:
- the LOC136487679 gene encoding leucine-rich repeat receptor-like protein kinase PXC1, with the protein MSVRFLLRSAAFLAILAAATPAALPEPEVKPSDTDALTIFRHGADAHGILSANWSTGDACAGRWFGVGCSPDGRRVTSLTLPSLDLRGPLDPLSHLGELRALDLRGNRLNGTLDALLRGAPGLVLLYLSRNEVSGPVPADALARLTRLVRLDLADNSLSGGIPSAAAFAGLTALVTLRLQDNLLTGLFPDVAAALPRLAEFNASNNQLSGRVPDAMRARFGLASFAGNAGLCGPAPPLPPCSFLPREPAPTPPASSSSSSPSVVPSNPAASSSVASSSPALATPESLGGARNRNKGGLSPGAVAGIAVGNALFFLALASLLVACCCCGRGGDGEPAAGRKRKRRGRVGLEDGGGALFGHLKGEQQQPARPGSAGRCSDGGDSDGARSKLVFFGADGGEEDDDGDGDNDGSAGAPLTSHLQQGRRHGSRFQLEELLRASAEMVGRGSLGTVYRAVLGDGRMVAVKRLRDANPCARDEFHRYMDLIGRLRHPHLVPLSAFYYARQEKLLIYDYLPNGNLHDRLHGHKMSGESPLDWTTRARLLLGAARGLACIHREYRTSGVPHGNVKSTNVLIDKDGAARVADFGLALLLSPAHAIARLGGYMAPEQADNKRLSQEADVYSFGVLVLEALTGKAPAQHLQPAAPVPPDAHKKGAAAGVTAMSLPEWVRSVVREEWTAEVFDVELLRYRDIEEEMVALLHVALACVAPRPDQRPSMGDVVRMIESVPVEQSPAPEEEDRDVSVTSPSVGVTTDDGDGRLSSY; encoded by the exons ATGTCCGTACGATTCTTGCTGCGTTCCGCGGCATTCCTGGCGATCTTGGCGGCAGCAACACCGGCCGCCTTGCCGGAGCCGGAGGTGAAGCCGAGCGACACGGACGCGCTGACCATCTTCCGGCACGGCGCGGACGCGCACGGCATCCTGTCCGCCAACTGGAGCACTGGCGACGCGTGCGCGGGGCGGTGGTTCGGCGTGGGGTGCTCGCCCGACGGCCGCCGCGTCACCTCGCTGACCCTACCCTCGCTGGACCTGCGCGGCCCGCTCGACCCGCTCTCCCACCTGGGCGAGCTCCGCGCGCTCGACCTCCGCGGGAACCGCCTCAACGGCACCCTCGACGCGCTGCTCCGCGGCGCGCCCGGGCTCGTCCTCCTCTACCTCTCCCGCAACGAGGTGTCGGGCCCCGTCCCCGCCGACGCGCTCGCCCGCCTCACCCGCCTCGTCCGCCTCGACCTCGCTGACAACAGCCTCAGCGGCGGCATCCCGTCGGCGGCGGCGTTCGCCGGGCTCACGGCGCTCGTCACGCTCAGGCTCCAGGATAACCTCCTCACGGGCCTGTTCCCcgacgtcgccgccgcgctgccccgCCTCGCGGAGTTCAACGCCTCCAATAACCAGCTGTCCGGCCGGGTGCCCGACGCCATGCGCGCCAGGTTCGGCCTCGCGTCGTTCGCCGGCAACGCTGGCCTCTGCgggcccgcgccgccgctgccgccctgcTCGTTCCTGCCGCGGGAGCCCGCCCCGACGCCGCCTGCTTCGTCTTCGTCTTCGTCTCCGTCCGTGGTGCCATCCAACCCGGCGGCGTCCTCCTCCGTCGCCTCGTCCTCGCCAGCGCTGGCCACGCCGGAGTCGCTTGGCGGGGCTCGCAACCGTAATAAGGGGGGATTGAGCCCCGGCGCGGTCGCCGGGATCGCCGTCGGCaacgccctcttcttcctcgccctGGCGTCGTTGCTCGTcgcgtgctgctgctgcggccgaggcggcgacggcgagcccgCGGCGGGCAGGAAGAGGAAGCGTCGCGGCCGCGTCGGCCTGGAGGACGGAGGCGGCGCGCTGTTCGGCCACCTCaagggggagcagcagcagccggctcGTCCGGGCAGCGCCGGCCGGTGCAGCGACGGCGGCGACAGCGACGGGGCGCGCAGCAAGCTGGTGTTCTTCGGCGcggacggcggcgaggaggacgacgacggcgacggcgacaacGATGGCAGCGCCGGCGCGCCGCTGACCTCGCACCTGCAGCAGGGAAGGCGGCACGGGAGCCGGTTCCAGCTGGAGGAGCTGCTGCGCGCGTCCGCCGAGATGGTGGGCAGGGGCAGCCTGGGCACCGTGTACCGCGCCGTGCTGGGCGACGGCCGCATGGTCGCTGTGAAGCGGCTGCGCGACGCCAACCCCTGCGCGCGCGACGAGTTCCACCGGTACATGGACCTCATCGGCCGCCTCCGCCACCCGCACCTCGTCCCGCTCAGTGCCTTCTACTACGCCCGGCAGGAGAAGCTCCTCATCTACGACTACCTCCCCAACGGCAACCTCCACGACCGCCTCCACG GGCACAAGATGTCGGGCGAGTCGCCGCTGGACTGGACGACGAGGGCGAGGCTGCTGctgggcgcggcgcgcgggctgGCGTGCATCCACCGGGAGTACCGCACGTCGGGGGTGCCCCACGGCAACGTCAAGTCCACTAACGTGCTGATCGACAAGGACGGCGCGGCGCGCGTGGCGGACTTCGGGCTGGCGCTCCTGCTCAGCCCGGCGCACGCCATCGCTCGCCTCGGAGGCTACATGGCGCCGGAGCAGGCGGACAACAAGCGGCTGTCGCAGGAGGccgacgtgtacagcttcggcgtgCTGGTCCTGGAGGCGCTGACGGGCAAGGCGCCGGCTCAGCACCTGCAGCCGGCGGCGCCGGTACCGCCCGACGCGCACAAGAAGGGCGCGGCGGCGGGTGTCACGGCGATGAGCCTGCCGGAGTGGGTGCGGTCTGTGGTGCGGGAGGAGTGGACGGCGGAGGTGTTCGACGTGGAGCTGCTGCGGTACAGGGACATCGAGGAGGAGATGGTGGCGCTGCTGCACGTGGCGCTGGCGTGCGTGGCGCCGCGGCCCGATCAGCGGCCCTCCATGGGCGACGTGGTGAGGATGATCGAGAGCGTGCCCGTGGAGCAGTCCCCGGCCCCCGAGGAGGAGGATAGGGACGTCTCCGTCACGTCGCCGTCTGTCGGCGTCACCACGGACGACGGGGACGGTCGCCTCAGCAGCTACTAG